One window of Acidobacteriaceae bacterium genomic DNA carries:
- the secA gene encoding preprotein translocase subunit SecA has translation MLPTLAQINDHEPALKQLTDEQLAAKTAEFKARVASAIEGLTEPEDIADAEKRVLDELLPEAFAVVREAAIRVIGMRHYDVQMIGGMVLHQGKIAEMKTGEGKTLVATLPCYLNALAGRGVHVVTVNDYLAKRDAEWMGKVYGFLGLSVGVIVHDLSDEQRREAYGSDITYGTNNEFGFDYLRDNMKFDLKDTVQRGHFYCIVDEVDSILIDEARTPLIISGPTDKTTDKYAIANTIIPQLVEGEMIENFESQSKTWTGDYVVDEKARAITITDEGFEKVEKLLGIGNIADPENWDMKHHIEVATKAHALYKRDVEYVVKDGEIIIVDEFTGRLMPGRRWSDGLHQAIEAKEGVDIRKEDQTLATITFQNYFRLYKKLAGMTGTAETEAAEFQSIYKLDIVVIPTNRTMQRIENPDVVYRTAKEKYFAVADEIERLHASKQPVLVGTTSIEKSELLSDILKRKGVRHVVLNAKFHEKEAEIVAQAGRLGMVTIATNMAGRGTDILLGGNSEFIARQDLVKRNLARAVSPAEGAIHPNAAAGFTRFYYQGQEFETTQEQWDEIIAAHESATKIEHEKVIETGGLFILGTERHESRRVDNQLRGRAGRQGDPGASRFFLSLEDDLMRIFAREWVGTLLQRLGMEEGVPIESRMISKRIEGAQKAVEAQNFESRKHVLEYDDVMNKQREAVYGLRRQLMEGVEQKELITDDYVSTILSNLLDEYIPEKAHVEQWNLEGLFAATFDLFGAKLQDQINAEELSRHDLGDAMFEKLRERYNVKEQILGAPNMRYHERVVMLSVLDGLWKDHLLNMDHLKEGIGLRGYAQVDPLVEYKKESFIMFEAMMTRFQEDTCRHLFRMQILAPDGTPIETPEQLAALQARHFATPPQMPPPAQMPSAAPTHWQPNQQPAQQSAPPVVPTRAPQTTIDALEREFARKKERELEIARQAGGSTSNGNGSAPKRAGANIGRNDPCYCGSGKKYKKCHGANA, from the coding sequence ATGCTCCCCACGCTTGCGCAAATCAACGACCACGAGCCCGCCCTCAAGCAGCTCACCGACGAGCAGCTCGCCGCCAAAACCGCCGAATTCAAGGCCCGCGTCGCTTCCGCCATCGAAGGCCTGACCGAGCCCGAAGACATCGCTGACGCCGAAAAGCGCGTGCTCGATGAGCTCCTGCCCGAGGCTTTCGCCGTCGTCCGCGAAGCAGCAATCCGTGTGATCGGCATGCGTCACTATGACGTGCAAATGATCGGCGGCATGGTCCTGCACCAGGGCAAGATCGCCGAAATGAAAACCGGCGAAGGCAAGACGCTCGTCGCTACGCTTCCCTGCTATCTCAACGCGCTCGCCGGCCGCGGCGTCCACGTCGTCACCGTCAACGACTACCTCGCCAAGCGCGACGCCGAGTGGATGGGCAAGGTCTATGGCTTCCTCGGCCTCTCCGTCGGCGTCATCGTGCACGACCTCTCCGACGAGCAGCGTCGCGAAGCCTATGGCTCTGACATCACCTACGGCACCAACAACGAGTTCGGCTTCGACTACCTGCGGGACAATATGAAGTTCGACCTCAAGGACACCGTGCAGCGCGGCCACTTCTACTGCATCGTGGACGAAGTCGACTCCATCCTCATCGACGAAGCCCGCACGCCGCTCATCATCTCCGGCCCCACTGACAAAACCACCGACAAGTACGCCATCGCCAACACCATCATCCCGCAACTCGTAGAAGGCGAGATGATCGAGAACTTCGAGTCGCAGTCCAAGACCTGGACCGGCGACTACGTCGTTGACGAAAAAGCGCGCGCCATCACCATCACCGACGAAGGCTTCGAGAAGGTCGAAAAGCTTCTCGGCATCGGCAACATTGCCGACCCCGAAAACTGGGACATGAAGCACCACATCGAGGTGGCCACCAAGGCCCACGCCCTGTACAAGCGCGACGTCGAGTACGTGGTGAAGGACGGCGAGATCATCATCGTCGACGAATTCACCGGCCGCCTCATGCCCGGCCGCCGCTGGTCTGATGGCCTCCACCAGGCCATCGAGGCCAAGGAAGGCGTCGATATCCGCAAGGAAGATCAGACGCTTGCCACCATCACCTTCCAGAACTACTTCCGTCTCTACAAGAAGCTCGCCGGCATGACTGGTACCGCTGAGACCGAGGCCGCCGAGTTCCAATCCATCTACAAGCTCGACATCGTCGTCATCCCTACCAATCGCACGATGCAGCGCATCGAAAACCCCGATGTCGTCTACCGCACCGCGAAAGAAAAATACTTCGCCGTCGCCGACGAGATCGAGCGTCTGCACGCCTCGAAGCAGCCGGTCCTCGTCGGCACTACGTCGATCGAGAAATCCGAGCTCCTCTCTGACATCCTCAAGCGCAAGGGTGTACGCCACGTCGTCCTCAACGCGAAGTTCCACGAGAAAGAAGCCGAAATCGTCGCGCAGGCCGGTCGCCTCGGCATGGTCACCATCGCCACCAACATGGCTGGCCGCGGAACGGACATCCTTCTTGGTGGCAACTCCGAGTTCATCGCGCGCCAGGACCTCGTCAAGCGGAACCTCGCGCGCGCAGTCTCGCCTGCCGAAGGCGCCATCCATCCCAACGCCGCCGCCGGCTTCACCCGCTTTTACTACCAGGGCCAGGAGTTCGAGACCACGCAGGAGCAGTGGGATGAGATCATCGCCGCCCATGAATCCGCCACAAAGATCGAGCACGAGAAAGTCATCGAAACCGGCGGTCTCTTCATCCTCGGCACCGAACGCCATGAGTCGCGTCGCGTCGACAACCAGCTCCGCGGCCGCGCCGGCCGTCAGGGCGATCCCGGCGCCTCGCGCTTCTTCCTCTCGCTTGAAGACGACCTCATGCGCATCTTCGCGCGCGAGTGGGTCGGCACGCTGCTGCAGCGTCTCGGCATGGAAGAGGGCGTGCCCATCGAATCGCGCATGATCTCCAAGCGCATCGAAGGCGCGCAGAAGGCTGTCGAAGCTCAGAACTTCGAGTCCCGCAAACACGTCCTCGAGTACGACGACGTCATGAACAAGCAGCGCGAAGCCGTCTACGGGCTCCGCCGCCAGCTCATGGAAGGCGTCGAGCAGAAAGAGCTCATCACCGACGACTACGTCTCGACGATCCTCTCCAACCTTCTCGACGAGTACATCCCAGAGAAGGCGCATGTCGAGCAATGGAACCTCGAAGGTCTCTTCGCCGCGACCTTCGATCTCTTCGGCGCAAAGCTTCAGGACCAGATCAACGCCGAAGAGCTCTCGCGTCACGACCTCGGCGACGCCATGTTTGAAAAGCTCCGCGAGCGCTACAACGTCAAGGAGCAGATCCTCGGCGCACCCAACATGCGCTACCACGAGCGCGTCGTCATGCTGTCCGTGCTCGACGGCCTCTGGAAGGATCACCTCCTCAACATGGATCACCTCAAGGAGGGCATCGGCCTGCGCGGCTACGCCCAGGTCGATCCACTCGTCGAGTACAAGAAAGAGTCCTTCATCATGTTCGAGGCAATGATGACGCGCTTCCAAGAGGACACCTGCCGGCACCTGTTCCGCATGCAGATCCTCGCTCCGGACGGCACGCCCATCGAAACACCTGAGCAACTCGCCGCCCTGCAGGCGCGGCACTTCGCCACCCCGCCGCAGATGCCGCCGCCAGCTCAAATGCCCTCTGCCGCGCCCACTCACTGGCAGCCAAACCAGCAGCCAGCGCAACAGTCCGCGCCGCCCGTCGTTCCCACGCGCGCTCCGCAGACCACCATCGACGCACTCGAGCGCGAGTTCGCCCGCAAGAAAGAGCGCGAACTCGAGATCGCCCGCCAGGCCGGCGGCTCAACCTCGAACGGCAACGGCTCTGCCCCCAAGCGCGCCGGCGCCAACATCGGCCGCAACGATCCGTGCTACTGCGGCTCCGGCAAGAAATACAAGAAGTGCCACGGCGCCAACGCGTAG
- a CDS encoding rhamnogalacturonan acetylesterase, which yields MLRLVSLALGPVVILGLAFSAPAIAQEAPPPTPPQTNLPHNAPLNPALPTVFIVGDSTARNSADLGWGDHFAHFFDTSRINVANRAIAGRSARSYIDEGHWAATLAEMKSGDFLLLQMGHNDGGDLGGAKPRGDLKGIGDDTQDVAQTTGPYAGKIETIHTFGWYLRKMIDDAKAKGVHPILLTPTVRNIWKAPDGSSCGAAAQPACPTGAHIERDMGYNDWVRQVAAQEKIPVLELGNVEADRLEALGPEKTAPLFPKDHTHTSPEGADLVAQCVATAIRSTGDPLSHYLKPSLQNSNNSAAQSSKL from the coding sequence ATGCTGCGGCTCGTCTCCCTCGCACTCGGTCCCGTTGTCATCCTCGGCCTCGCATTCAGCGCTCCCGCCATCGCGCAGGAAGCCCCTCCGCCCACACCTCCACAGACAAACCTCCCGCACAACGCTCCGCTCAACCCAGCGCTTCCCACCGTCTTCATCGTCGGAGACTCCACTGCACGCAATAGCGCCGACCTCGGCTGGGGCGACCACTTCGCGCACTTCTTCGATACCTCGCGCATCAACGTCGCGAACCGCGCCATCGCCGGCCGCTCCGCCCGCTCCTACATCGACGAAGGCCACTGGGCCGCCACGCTCGCCGAGATGAAGTCCGGCGACTTCCTCCTCCTGCAGATGGGTCACAACGACGGCGGCGATCTCGGCGGCGCCAAGCCCCGGGGCGACCTCAAGGGCATCGGCGACGACACCCAGGACGTCGCGCAGACCACCGGCCCCTACGCCGGCAAGATCGAGACCATCCACACCTTCGGCTGGTATCTGCGCAAGATGATCGACGACGCCAAAGCGAAAGGCGTCCACCCCATCCTTCTCACGCCAACCGTCCGCAACATCTGGAAGGCTCCGGACGGTTCATCCTGCGGTGCCGCGGCTCAACCCGCCTGTCCCACTGGCGCCCACATCGAGCGCGACATGGGCTACAACGACTGGGTCCGCCAGGTCGCCGCGCAGGAGAAAATTCCCGTCCTCGAGCTCGGCAACGTCGAAGCCGACCGCCTCGAAGCCCTCGGCCCCGAAAAGACCGCGCCGCTCTTCCCCAAGGACCACACCCACACCAGCCCCGAAGGCGCTGATTTGGTGGCACAATGCGTCGCAACAGCGATTCGCTCTACCGGCGACCCGCTGTCCCACTACCTCAAACCCTCGCTGCAGAACAGCAACAATTCGGCCGCGCAATCATCTAAACTATAG